The Calditrichota bacterium genomic sequence GGAATCTTTCCAATTTAGTAAAAATAAAATCATTGAGCAAGGAAGAAGGCGGCGTAATCGCCGAGCTCAAGCGGCAAATGGAAGACGCCGGATTTGACGAGGTGTGGATTGACGGGCTCGGGAATGTAATTGGCCGCGTGGGAAACGGCCGGAAGATTCTGGCCATTGACGCCCACATGGACACCGTGGATGTGGGGAATCCGGACGACTGGGAATTTGACCCCTTTGGCGGCGAAATCCGGGACGGCTATGTGCTGGGACGCGGTTCGGTAGATCAGGAAGGCGGGGCGGCGGCGTTTGTAACGGCAGGCCGCATTTTGAAGGAATTGGGTTTTGACAAAGACCTCACGGTCTACTTTGTGGGCAGCGTGATGGAAGAGGATTGCGACGGCCTGCCCTGGAAATTCATTATTGAAGAAGACAAGATTCGTCCCGATTTTGCCATTAGCACGGAGCCGACGAATTTGAACATCTACCGCGGGCACCGGGGACGAATGGAAATTGAGGTGACCTTTCACGGCCTGTCGGCCCACGCCTCGGCGCCGGAACGCGGGAAGAACGCGATTTACATGGCCTCGCGCACCTGTTTGGGCATCGAAAAACTGAACGACCGCCTCAAAGTGGATGAGTTTCTGGGCAAAGGCAGCGTGGCCGTTACGGAATTTGTGTCGGGGAGCCCCTCATTGTGTGCCGTGGCAGACTACGCGAAAATTCACCTGGATCGCCGCCTGACCTGGGGCGAAACGAAGGAATCGGCTGTGGCGGAGGTGGCGGAACTGGTCCAGGGCATGGATGCGGCCATTGAGGTGCTTCAATACCATGAAACGTCGTATACCGGCCTTCAATACGGAATGGAAAAATATTTTCCCACCTGGAAAGTACCGGAAGACCATCCGGTGGTGCAAGCCGGTGTGGAAGCCTATCGGAAGC encodes the following:
- a CDS encoding YgeY family selenium metabolism-linked hydrolase, which translates into the protein MEWFTQIDELSRKYRDDTARNLSNLVKIKSLSKEEGGVIAELKRQMEDAGFDEVWIDGLGNVIGRVGNGRKILAIDAHMDTVDVGNPDDWEFDPFGGEIRDGYVLGRGSVDQEGGAAAFVTAGRILKELGFDKDLTVYFVGSVMEEDCDGLPWKFIIEEDKIRPDFAISTEPTNLNIYRGHRGRMEIEVTFHGLSAHASAPERGKNAIYMASRTCLGIEKLNDRLKVDEFLGKGSVAVTEFVSGSPSLCAVADYAKIHLDRRLTWGETKESAVAEVAELVQGMDAAIEVLQYHETSYTGLQYGMEKYFPTWKVPEDHPVVQAGVEAYRKLFRAEPKVDKWTFSTNGVVINGVYGIPMIGFGPGNEELAHAPNEKVPIDHLVKAAAFYAGYAFRIAE